One part of the Dermacentor silvarum isolate Dsil-2018 chromosome 6, BIME_Dsil_1.4, whole genome shotgun sequence genome encodes these proteins:
- the LOC125946133 gene encoding uncharacterized protein LOC125946133, which translates to MVGSERAARAVVNGRGSPSFSVPKDYRIILPNVSSGEAMKRAVMLHCDISGRPYRIEDFRKPLQDAGVIKDVAVIGAYQMSHVWLVNLRTDEAKKKLIEAGRLVVKDRLCIVIDPNRQEVRLKLHWVALDVTSDNIRRAFSEYGEVKEVTNDRWKAEGFECADSLTKFVRLFLKEGVALDNIPHQMRLGSGTVLIVAPGRAPLCLRCKHTGHIRRDCRVPKCAECHAFGHGQEACTRSYAKAVGRSTVVDQSELVMDEEEAEQAAAPATADKSGTDQGADKEVRVSGLQTPATTVSSVGEHQETAKTNAVGVGPVLQDEGPTGESSDATSVSQAQQAASIKPAVDESALGNMDAETTPAKRRHDDVSAVSQEERLRQVEASLEANGVKKKPRSAVRTRASSLTRGGKEVNS; encoded by the coding sequence atggttGGCTCCGAGCGAGCTGCGAGAGCGGTCGTCAACGGCCGTGGTAGCCCGTCGTTTTCCgtgcccaaggactacaggattaTTTTGCCCAACGTTTCATCAGGTGAAGCTATGAAGCGTGCAGTCATGCTGCACTGCGACATCTCAGGTCGTCCATATCGCATCGAAGACTTTCGAAAGCCCTTACAAGACGCCGGCGTCATCAAGGACGTTGCTGTAATAGGTGCCTACCAGATGTCCCACGTCTGGCTCGTTAACCTGCGGACGGATGAAGCGAAAAAGAAGCTTATAGAAGCAGGAAGGTTGGTCGTCAAGGATCGTCTTTGCATCGTCATCGATCCCAACAGGCAAGAGGTGCGTCTGAAGTTGCATTGGGTGGCTTTGGATGTCACGAGCGATAACATTCGGAGGGCATTCAGTGAATACGGCGAAGTGAAGGAAGTGACCAATgacaggtggaaagcggagggctTCGAATGTGCTGACTCACTGACAAAGTTTGTGCGATTGTTTTTGAAAGAGGGTGTCGCACTGGACAACATTCCGCACCAGATGCGCCTGGGCAGCGGTACAGTGCTCATTGTGGCGCCAGGACGAGCCCCTCTTTGCCTTCGTTGCAAGCACACGGGTCATATACGGCGTGATTGCAGGGTACCGAAGTGCGCCGAATGTCATGCGTTTGGCCATGGACAGGAGGCATGTACTCGCAGCTACGCCAAAGCCGTGGGCAGATCTACGGTTGTAGACCAAAGCGAGCTTGTCATGGACGAGGAAGAGGCAGAGCAAGCTGCGGCACCTGCGACAGCCGACAAGAGCGGAACCGATCAGGGAGCTGACAAGGAAGTCCGCGTCTCGGGGCTGCAGACGCCGGCCACGACGGTGTCCAGCGTTGGTGAGCACCAAGAGACTGCTAAAACGAACGCGGTTGGCGTTGGTCCGGTGCTCCAGGATGAGGGCCCCACGGGAGAGTCCTCGGACGCGACCAGCGTCTCTCAAGCGCAGCAGgcagcaagcataaagccagcgGTCGACGAAAGTGCTTTGGGAAATATGGACGCGGAGACAACCCCggcaaagcgtcgccatgacgacGTGAGTGCGGTGTCGCAGGAGGAGCGTCTGAGACAGGTCGAAGCTTCGCTGGAAGCGAATGGGGTGAAgaagaaacctcgcagcgccGTTCGGACGCGCGCGTCGTCCCTGACAAGGGGCGGCAAGGAGGTGAACTCTTAG